A window of the Microcaecilia unicolor chromosome 5, aMicUni1.1, whole genome shotgun sequence genome harbors these coding sequences:
- the LRRC18 gene encoding leucine-rich repeat-containing protein 18: MAKGKKGPKGKKITLKIAKNSLKITIDGKRRLDLSKMGITTFPKCILKMADVDELDLSRNMIRKIPESIKKFQNLRWLDLHSNQIDKIPESIGQLQNLLFLNVSNNKLTNKGLPQEICTLKNLRMLNLGLNTLDNIPTTFGSLKELKEVGLFDNYLTSIPVSIQKLPKLKKLNTLRNPFPQPEEEEPKDPIKRLDSLYLVNESDLCGSCLTKSQQQRDKMNDIIREPAACKRNPLFTNLITPNSTAKENQVEWR, from the coding sequence atggcaaaaggaaaaaaaggcccCAAGGGCAAAAAGATCACCTTAAAGATCGCcaaaaactctttaaaaattaCTATTGATGGCAAACGTCGTCTTGATTTGAGCAAGATGGGTATTACAACTTTCCCAAAATGCATTCTTAAGATGGCAGATGTGGATGAGCTGGATCTCAGCAGAAACATGATAAGGAAGATTCCCGAATCCATTAAGAAATTCCAGAACCTACGCTGGTTAGACCTCCACAGCAACCAAATTGATAAGATACCAGAATCAATTGGGCAACTCCAAAATCTGTTGTTTCTCAATGTCTCTAACAACAAGCTGACCAATAAGGGCTTACCACAGGAGATCTGTACTCTTAAGAATCTACGCATGCTGAATCTAGGATTGAATACACTAGACAATATTCCAACTACCTTTGGATCCTTGAAGGAGCTGAAAGAGGTGGGTCTGTTTGACAATTATCTGACGAGCATCCCTGTAAGCATTCAAAAACTCCCAAAGTTGAAGAAGTTGAACACACTGAGAAATCCATTCCCTCAACCGGAAGAAGAAGAACCCAAAGACCCCATTAAGCGCTTGGATTCTCTTTACTTGGTGAATGAATCAGATCTCTGTGGATCCTGTCTGACCAAGAGTCAGCAGCAACGAGACAAGATGAATGACATCATTCGAGAACCTGCTGCGTGTAAAAGGAATCCACTTTTCACTAATCTTATTACACCCAATTCCACAGCAAAAGAGAACCAAGTGGAGTGGAGATGA